A region of the Gallaecimonas mangrovi genome:
CAGTGACCGCACCGAGTCTTGGCTGAAAAAGAAGATGGTTAAAGCACCCGATAGCCCGAGGGAGATAGCAATGGGCACGCCGATAAGCATCAGCAAAAACAATACGAAGAACAGGAAAAGAATGGTCATTTGGACTGTTCCTCATCAACAACGTGTTTCATGGCATCACCGGCTTCATCAGCCAGCCCCAGGCCGTCTTGCAGGCCACGGATGATGCGAATCAAAATCTCGACAAAGCGCAGCCATACCAGCACAAAGCCCACCGGCACCACGGCACCGATGTACCAGAGCTTGATATGGATTTTTTCCAGATCTTCGGCGTAGAGATTGGCGTCAAACAGCGTTTTTACCCAGTCGTAGCTGGCCACGCACATCATGGTGGCATAGAGCAAACAGGCCAGGCAGCCAACAATCGCCAGGAATTTTTGCACCGGCTTTTTGAAGATTTTTACCACCGCATCCACACCAATGTGGCCAGCGGTACGCACGCCATAGGCCATCCCCAAGAACAACAGCCAGGCAAACAACGCTTTAGTGAGAGCGGTGGACCAGGTCATTTCTTGGGCTAAGCCGATAAAGAAGTCGCCAACAGACAGGAAAAAGTCGCTGGAGGCGGTCCAGTTCTTGTCGGCTAACCAATCGGATAAATCGTAGAAGGGGGTGTAGAGGTTATTGAGTACCACATAGACAAATGTCACCAGGGTCATCAATGCCAAAAGGAAGGCGATAACGCCTTCCTCCAATTTGGACCAGAATCGATATACTACTGCAGCCATCGAGTACCCTTATTTTTCGTCGTTGGCAGCCTGCGCAGCTTCGATAACGTTGCTACCAATTTCACCTTCGAACTGCTTCCACACCGGCTTCATGGCTTTTACCCACTGAGCGCGTTCTTCGGGAGTGAGATCAATCACTTGCGAGGTACCGGAATCGATAACCGCTTTTTTCGCTTTTTGGTTCAGTGCCCAAGCTTCAGCGTTCACCTTATCGGTGACTTCTTCCAGAATTTCGCTCAGCTGGCTACGAATATCAGCCGGCAAGCCATTCCAGAATTTGGTGTTGGTGATCACCATGTAATCAAGAACGCCGTGGTTAGATTCAGTGATGTACTTTTGTACTTCGTTAAATTTCTGGGAGTAAATATTAGACCATGGGTTTTCCGCGCCATTAACAACGCCGGTTTGCAGGCCTTGGTACACTTCCGAGAATGCCATTTTACGTGGGTTAGCACGCACCGCTTTGAACTGGGCGTCCAGTACGTCGGAAGATTGCACCCGGAATTTCAGGCCGCGGGCGTCGCGTGGTACGCGCAGCGGCTTGTTAGCAGACAGCTGCTTCATACCGTTGTGCCAGTAAGCCAGGCCTGTAATGTTGTTGTTTTCCATGGATTTCAGCAGCTCTTTACCGGTAGGGCTGTGCTGAAAACGGTCAACGGCGTGGATGTCTTTAAACAGGAATGGCAGGTCAAACACTTGCAGTTTTTTAGTGTATTGGCCGAATTTCGCCAAAGAAGGGGCGATCATTTGCACATCACCCAGCAACAGCGCTTCCATTTCCTTGCCGTCGCCATACAGGGAGGAGTTAGGGTAAACCTGAACTTCTACCTTGCCTTTAAGCCGTTCTTCCACCAATTTTTTAAACAATAAGGCGCCTTGGCCTTTAGGCGTGCTGTCTGCTACGACGTGGGAAAATTTAATCACAATGGGTTCAGCTGCCTGTGCAAGACCCCCAAAGCCGATAGCAACAGCACAAAGCAGTGCTTTCGCAGTGAACTTTATCATGCGTAGTCCTCTCATCATTGTTAGACCTTAGGTCTATTTTCTTATCTGCAGGGCAACCCACAAGTTACGTGGTTAACAATATGCTAGCAGCAGAAACATAGCCCGGATATTCGACCTTTGGTTAGCGTATTTGCCTTGGCAGGCGAATAACGGTTCAATAACCCAAAGTCAGCCCGGACCCGGTTCATGCCTCAAGAACAACCTTTTGTTTTCAATGAAACCTGTACCCCAAGAAGGGTGTTGGAACTCTTTAGCACCAAATGGACATCCATGGTGCTGTACGCCCTTAAATGCGGCCGTTTACGCACCGGCCAATTGCAGCGCTGCCTGCCGGGTATTAGCAAAAAAATGCTCACCCAAACCCTGCGTGAGCTGGAGGCCGACGGCCTGATAGAGCGCACCGTTTACCCGGAAGTGCCGCCGCGGGTGGAATACAACCTCACCGACACCGGCGCACTTTTTATTGAGCCTATTGAAATGCTCTACGACTGGGGCCGGCGGCACGAAAGTCTGCTGGGCAGCTTGAAACTCAGAAGGGGCAAAAGCTGATGTGGCAGCAAAAAAGCCTGAACCTAAAGCCCCGCAGCCGCGGTTTTCATTTAGTTACCGACGAGGTGCTGGCGGCACTGCCAGAGCTGAGCGGCATCAAGGTGGGGCTTTTGCATGTGTTCATTCAGCACACCTCCGCCAGCCTGACTCTCAACGAAAACGCGGATCCGACGGTGCGCGGCGACATGGAGCGCCACGTGAACGTGTTAGCCCCCGAGCGGGCACCCTATTACCAGCATGACTACGAAGGCGACGACGATATGCCGGCCCACATTAAAAGCTCGCTGATGGGGGCAAGCGTTAGCATTCCCATTAGCAATGGCCGCTTGGCATTAGGCACCTGGCAAGGTATTTGGCTGGGCGAGCATCGCGACCACGGCGGTAGCCGCCGCTTGCTGCTAACAATGCAGGGGGAATGATGGATTTTTCCGGCTTAAATAAGAAAACAGCCAAGTCTTTTAACGACCAAAAGGCGCTAATAAAAAAGGTGATGGCCGGGCGCAGCGTGCCCTGCCCGGTATGTAAAGGGCCACTGACCTTG
Encoded here:
- a CDS encoding TRAP transporter small permease codes for the protein MAAVVYRFWSKLEEGVIAFLLALMTLVTFVYVVLNNLYTPFYDLSDWLADKNWTASSDFFLSVGDFFIGLAQEMTWSTALTKALFAWLLFLGMAYGVRTAGHIGVDAVVKIFKKPVQKFLAIVGCLACLLYATMMCVASYDWVKTLFDANLYAEDLEKIHIKLWYIGAVVPVGFVLVWLRFVEILIRIIRGLQDGLGLADEAGDAMKHVVDEEQSK
- a CDS encoding TRAP transporter substrate-binding protein; its protein translation is MIKFTAKALLCAVAIGFGGLAQAAEPIVIKFSHVVADSTPKGQGALLFKKLVEERLKGKVEVQVYPNSSLYGDGKEMEALLLGDVQMIAPSLAKFGQYTKKLQVFDLPFLFKDIHAVDRFQHSPTGKELLKSMENNNITGLAYWHNGMKQLSANKPLRVPRDARGLKFRVQSSDVLDAQFKAVRANPRKMAFSEVYQGLQTGVVNGAENPWSNIYSQKFNEVQKYITESNHGVLDYMVITNTKFWNGLPADIRSQLSEILEEVTDKVNAEAWALNQKAKKAVIDSGTSQVIDLTPEERAQWVKAMKPVWKQFEGEIGSNVIEAAQAANDEK
- a CDS encoding winged helix-turn-helix transcriptional regulator; the encoded protein is MPQEQPFVFNETCTPRRVLELFSTKWTSMVLYALKCGRLRTGQLQRCLPGISKKMLTQTLRELEADGLIERTVYPEVPPRVEYNLTDTGALFIEPIEMLYDWGRRHESLLGSLKLRRGKS
- a CDS encoding secondary thiamine-phosphate synthase enzyme YjbQ; amino-acid sequence: MWQQKSLNLKPRSRGFHLVTDEVLAALPELSGIKVGLLHVFIQHTSASLTLNENADPTVRGDMERHVNVLAPERAPYYQHDYEGDDDMPAHIKSSLMGASVSIPISNGRLALGTWQGIWLGEHRDHGGSRRLLLTMQGE